From Halichondria panicea chromosome 12, odHalPani1.1, whole genome shotgun sequence, a single genomic window includes:
- the LOC135345393 gene encoding uncharacterized protein LOC135345393, whose amino-acid sequence MEMTSINTVKQKNSIDPTKDHTSKADTNHGDISSTGDQSLVTTHSRRCKWSWLLTIIILLVVIVVLTVVVLAVLLPVLTLELSHTDTSTPPTTGSENSLVFPTTTVSEPPWTTSTLPTNVSESPWTITSTPPTQPTTGFEEPTFSTTDMNTVLPASPLNINVNSICQLPEMSAIFVNSFIKSTHDSISLTVIEKNQLSRGFLIDFTVNDCQELDVDHVAVNKPISFSVTRPIQHVDEGYYLNGSSLTYSITPSQAIVSSSCDCPVILAIYDDLEV is encoded by the exons ATcacacaagcaaagctgacACCAATCATGGAGACATATCCAGCACTGGCGATCAGTCTCTAGTAACAACG CATTCAAGGCGATGCAAATGGTCGTGGCTCTTGACGATAATAATCTTACTGGTTGTCATTGTGGTACTAACAGTGGTGGTCTTAGCAGTCTTACTGCCTGTTCTCACACTAGAGCTATCTCATACTGATACGTCAACTCCGCCCACTACTGGTTCTGAAAATTCTTTAGTGTTTCCAACTACTACTGTTTCTGAACCTCCATGGACAACATCAACTCTGCCCACTAATGTTTCTGAATCTCCATGGACAATAACGTCAACTCCGCCCACTCAGCCCACTACTGGTTTTGAAGAGCCTACATTTTCTACAACAGACATGAATACTGTTCTTCCTGCATCACCCCTAAACatcaatgtaaacagcatatGTCAACTTCCTGAAATGTCTGCAATCTTTGTTAACTCATTTATCAAGAGTACACATGACTCGATAAGTCTCACTGTAATTGAAAAGAACCAGCTTTCTCGAGGATTTCTCATTGACTTCACAGTCAACGATTGTCAAGAACTGGATGTTGACCATGTTGCTGTGAATAAACCGATCTCTTTCAGCGTAACTAGACCAATACAACACGTTGACGAAGGCTATTATTTGAATGGGTCCAGTCTAACATATTCAATTACCCCATCTCAAGCTATTGTGTCCAGCTCATGTGATTGCCCAGTTATTCTAGCGATATATGATGACctggaagtataa